The following proteins come from a genomic window of Amyelois transitella isolate CPQ chromosome 24, ilAmyTran1.1, whole genome shotgun sequence:
- the LOC106135939 gene encoding protein SREK1IP1 → MSYYPDIVSKFGKESSRAACKKCGYAGHLTFQCRNFIKVDPNKEIVLDVSSTSSDSEEEYATPLQSLREAELKQKLQEKLKKAKEKKKSKKRKRSRSSSTSSSTSTSSSSTSSDSSESESEKRKKHKKKKSKSKKSKKSKEHKKSRK, encoded by the exons atgtcTTACTACCCTGATATAGTGAGTAAATTCGGAAAGGAGTCGTCCAGAGCCGCCTGCAAAAAGTGTGGTTATGCCGGTCATTTAACTTTTCAATGCCGAAACttcattaaa GTTGATCCAAACAAGGAGATAGTCTTAGATGTGAGTAGTACAAGCAGCGACAGCGAGGAGGAGTATGCAACACCCTTACAGAGCTTACGAGAAGCCGAGCTTAAACAGAAGCTACAGGAGAAGCTCAAAAAAGCCAAGGAGAAGAAGAAAAGTAAAAAGCGGAAGAGATCCAG atcATCAAGCACAAGTAGTTCCACAtcaacatcatcatcatcaacatcATCAGACAGCAGTGAATCGGAAAGTGAAAAGAGGAAGaaacataaaaagaagaaatcaaAGTCGAAAAAGTCTAAGAAGTCTAAAGAACATAAGAAAAGCAGAAAATGA